In Myxococcales bacterium, the following are encoded in one genomic region:
- a CDS encoding diguanylate cyclase, with protein sequence MNETGKKNIDVRELLVILVVGLIASVVFLEWFDIKTGYRLAFFISLPVVLFAVAKGFRHGALAAVIGAAIYGTKLLYGQLFQSGLGESLLRNELINITVIVGSGFVVGLVMEFLHFRRSEPFREEATIVETFVPDEETGLYNFKSFRWMLRGEMRRVKRYNTPLSLIFLKIVNLDSFQKRYDYQQEIMLFREIGQLFRGMLREADYVGKYSDNEIGVVLPETGIAGVNVVCARLEERIADLRVHVKKKWDEINLEFEYSRANYPKDAGNLEELIDVVDSRYQQLK encoded by the coding sequence ATGAACGAAACCGGTAAAAAAAATATCGACGTTCGCGAATTGCTCGTCATCCTCGTCGTGGGTCTCATCGCCTCGGTGGTGTTCCTGGAGTGGTTCGACATTAAAACCGGATACCGGCTCGCGTTTTTCATTTCCCTGCCGGTGGTGTTGTTCGCGGTCGCCAAGGGTTTTCGTCATGGTGCCTTGGCGGCGGTTATCGGCGCGGCGATTTACGGCACCAAGCTTCTCTATGGGCAACTTTTCCAGAGCGGGCTGGGCGAAAGCCTGCTGCGCAACGAACTGATCAACATCACAGTGATCGTCGGCAGCGGGTTTGTCGTCGGCCTGGTCATGGAGTTCCTCCATTTCCGTCGCTCGGAACCGTTCCGCGAGGAAGCCACGATCGTCGAGACCTTCGTGCCCGACGAGGAAACCGGCCTCTATAACTTTAAAAGCTTCCGTTGGATGCTGCGTGGCGAAATGCGGCGCGTCAAACGATACAATACTCCACTCTCATTGATCTTCCTGAAAATCGTCAACCTCGACAGTTTCCAAAAGCGTTACGATTACCAACAGGAAATCATGCTCTTCCGAGAAATCGGCCAATTGTTCCGCGGGATGTTGCGCGAGGCCGATTACGTGGGGAAATACAGCGACAATGAAATCGGCGTGGTTTTGCCGGAGACGGGAATCGCGGGTGTAAACGTAGTCTGCGCCCGGTTGGAGGAAAGGATCGCCGATTTGCGAGTTCATGTAAAGAAGAAGTGGGATGAAATCAATCTGGAATTCGAGTACAGTCGCGCGAATTATCCGAAGGACGCCGGCAATCTCGAAGAGCTGATTGACGTCGTCGATTCCCGTTATCAGCAATTGAAATAG
- the wecB gene encoding UDP-N-acetylglucosamine 2-epimerase (non-hydrolyzing), protein MIRSLFVFGTRPEAIKLAPLVLEMNRRAAFTPLVCVTAQHRQMLDQVLDLFSIRPEYDLNLMKPGQTLEQILAGVFDRLPAVLEEAKPDLVIVQGDTTTTFAAAEAAFCRKIKVGHVEAGLRTNNRYSPFPEEINRRLTSVLTDFHFAPTEQNRDNLLSEGFPADRIWVTGNTVIDALQIVAARPYEWQIPELADLPGRLILVTAHRRESFGEPFRDLCRGLAEIARRNPRDTVVYPVHLNPNVRRPVGEILQGLDNIRLVEPLSYEPFVHLLKKAYLVLTDSGGIQEEAPGLGKPVLVMRETTERPEGVTAGTVRLVGTATDRIVAEASRLLDDPAAYQAMAQAKNPYGDGTTSRRICEILEKNW, encoded by the coding sequence ATGATTCGCTCATTATTTGTCTTCGGGACGCGTCCGGAAGCCATCAAATTGGCGCCGCTCGTGCTGGAAATGAACCGCCGTGCGGCTTTCACCCCCTTGGTCTGCGTCACCGCCCAGCACCGGCAGATGCTGGACCAGGTTCTGGATCTGTTTTCCATTCGTCCGGAATATGATCTGAACCTGATGAAACCCGGGCAGACGCTCGAACAGATACTCGCCGGCGTTTTCGATCGTCTCCCAGCCGTCCTGGAAGAAGCCAAACCCGATCTGGTCATCGTTCAGGGCGACACGACTACGACCTTCGCCGCCGCGGAGGCTGCCTTCTGCCGAAAAATCAAAGTCGGTCATGTCGAGGCCGGGTTGCGGACCAACAACCGCTACTCGCCCTTCCCCGAAGAAATCAATCGCCGCCTGACCAGCGTGCTGACCGACTTTCATTTCGCGCCCACCGAACAGAACCGGGACAATCTACTGTCGGAGGGCTTCCCCGCCGATCGGATCTGGGTCACCGGCAATACCGTGATCGATGCGCTGCAAATCGTCGCGGCCCGTCCCTATGAATGGCAAATCCCGGAACTGGCCGACCTGCCGGGACGGTTGATCCTGGTGACGGCTCACCGTCGCGAGAGCTTCGGCGAACCGTTCCGCGATCTCTGCCGCGGCCTGGCCGAAATCGCCCGCCGCAATCCACGGGATACCGTCGTTTATCCGGTCCACCTGAACCCGAACGTTCGCCGCCCGGTCGGCGAAATCCTGCAGGGTCTGGACAACATCCGCCTGGTGGAACCGCTGTCGTACGAACCGTTCGTGCACCTGCTGAAAAAAGCCTATCTGGTGCTGACCGACTCCGGAGGGATCCAAGAGGAGGCGCCCGGGTTGGGCAAGCCGGTGCTGGTCATGCGGGAAACCACCGAACGGCCCGAGGGCGTCACCGCCGGAACCGTCAGACTCGTCGGCACCGCGACCGACCGCATCGTCGCCGAGGCATCCCGCCTGTTGGACGATCCGGCCGCTTATCAAGCCATGGCTCAGGCGAAAAATCCCTATGGCGACGGCACGACCAGCCGGCGGATTTGCGAGATCCTCGAAAAGAATTGGTAG
- a CDS encoding DUF2334 domain-containing protein — MALWLLPLKGMLSGGRATLVIFDEPDPAHVQQDSLDALMLRQLLGHFETAGIDLVSTGEYKEGQAKKYDIIFYVGTKDDMTLPTYLLDDLFFRKGELIWIGANLDSMAARHNLESFGLRQIDDTDNHPTNRVEYKKKSLWKLDTHTYAVEVVNPEIDQVVAWAIADPSAKPPSGHNEMYGPEVIHAGQPAPTEADLTALSMPPLDPKLNFDIEPLPQPTPEPKPEISKEERLPWVVRGKKFWYVASNPFSYNVEGGAYLAFCDVLHDMMSSGIKEAKHPGFVRLEDVHAMRNGTDLIAAADYLQSKKVPFSFTLVPVYVNPATDQTVYLSSSPEFLEVVRGLINRGGTPILHGYTHQHTGESAVDYEFWATDTDVPIAQGPEYAAERALRGLSECFLADIFPLAWTTPHYAAGQVDYESLHNYFTTVVERRQPIDKLGSDQFFPYVIYRDMHQQIILPENLGYIQPAAGRDAAAILQDADNSLVVRDGWGSFFFHTFLDLQLLKDVVEGMGKLGYEWVDLRDFNNKVRTEDTVAISGVGQIDLTLKSQYLKSMTLDLHGKRTDETYSFRPVTGNVSLFASTHQGEIQVYQGAYTAPPYTFKNITKFRPAVSGITNPIAIFLLFVGLAILIVFLVIWIFLLSRKATQEFRNVLRARGRG; from the coding sequence GTGGCGCTTTGGCTTCTCCCGCTGAAAGGGATGCTGAGCGGCGGCCGCGCGACGCTGGTCATTTTCGACGAACCCGATCCCGCCCATGTCCAGCAAGACAGCCTGGACGCCCTCATGCTGCGCCAGTTGCTCGGGCATTTCGAAACGGCCGGAATCGACCTGGTCAGCACCGGCGAATACAAAGAAGGCCAGGCGAAAAAATACGACATCATCTTCTACGTCGGCACCAAGGATGACATGACCCTGCCGACCTATCTGCTCGACGACCTGTTTTTCCGCAAGGGCGAACTGATCTGGATCGGGGCGAATCTCGACAGCATGGCGGCGCGGCACAACCTCGAATCCTTCGGCCTGCGTCAGATCGACGATACCGACAATCACCCGACCAACCGGGTTGAATACAAAAAGAAATCGTTGTGGAAGCTCGATACGCATACCTACGCGGTCGAGGTGGTCAACCCGGAAATCGATCAAGTCGTGGCCTGGGCGATCGCCGATCCGAGCGCCAAACCGCCTTCCGGCCACAATGAAATGTACGGTCCGGAAGTGATCCATGCCGGCCAACCGGCCCCGACCGAGGCCGACTTGACGGCGCTGTCCATGCCGCCGCTCGATCCGAAGCTGAACTTCGATATCGAACCGCTGCCGCAACCGACCCCGGAACCGAAGCCCGAAATTTCGAAAGAAGAACGGTTGCCCTGGGTCGTCCGCGGCAAGAAATTCTGGTACGTCGCTTCCAATCCCTTCTCTTACAACGTCGAGGGCGGCGCCTACCTGGCGTTTTGCGACGTGCTGCATGACATGATGTCTTCCGGCATCAAAGAAGCCAAACACCCGGGCTTCGTGCGGCTGGAAGATGTTCATGCCATGCGTAACGGCACCGATTTGATCGCCGCGGCCGACTACCTGCAAAGCAAGAAAGTGCCGTTCTCCTTCACCTTGGTGCCGGTATACGTGAACCCGGCCACCGATCAGACCGTATACCTGAGCAGCTCGCCCGAATTCCTGGAGGTCGTTCGCGGCCTGATCAACCGCGGGGGGACGCCGATCCTCCACGGCTATACGCACCAGCATACCGGCGAATCGGCGGTGGACTACGAGTTCTGGGCCACCGATACCGATGTGCCGATCGCCCAAGGGCCGGAATACGCGGCCGAACGGGCGTTGCGCGGGTTGTCCGAATGCTTCCTGGCCGATATTTTCCCGTTGGCCTGGACCACGCCGCACTATGCCGCCGGGCAGGTCGATTACGAGTCTTTGCACAATTATTTCACCACGGTGGTCGAACGGCGGCAGCCGATCGACAAACTGGGATCCGATCAATTCTTCCCCTACGTGATTTATCGCGACATGCACCAGCAGATCATTCTGCCCGAAAACCTCGGCTATATTCAGCCGGCGGCGGGTCGCGACGCGGCGGCCATCCTGCAAGACGCCGACAACAGCCTGGTGGTGCGCGACGGTTGGGGCAGTTTCTTTTTTCATACCTTCCTCGACCTGCAACTGCTGAAAGACGTCGTCGAAGGCATGGGCAAATTGGGTTACGAATGGGTCGACCTCCGCGATTTCAACAACAAGGTCCGGACCGAAGACACCGTGGCGATCAGCGGCGTGGGGCAGATCGATCTCACCCTGAAAAGCCAATACCTGAAGAGCATGACGCTTGACCTGCACGGCAAACGGACCGACGAGACCTACTCTTTCCGTCCCGTGACCGGCAACGTCAGTCTGTTCGCCTCGACGCACCAGGGCGAAATCCAGGTCTATCAAGGCGCGTACACGGCGCCTCCCTATACGTTTAAAAACATCACCAAGTTCCGGCCGGCCGTTTCGGGCATCACCAACCCGATCGCGATTTTCCTGCTGTTCGTCGGCCTGGCGATCTTGATCGTGTTCCTGGTCATCTGGATCTTCCTCCTCAGCCGTAAGGCGACGCAGGAATTCCGCAACGTCCTGCGCGCCCGGGGAAGGGGGTAA
- a CDS encoding sulfatase-like hydrolase/transferase, whose protein sequence is MSRSTWSATVVKLLPATASFLAFGILSGAVVGLIQGLVDIFQSAAFPFGLTRLALETLSRDIGDCLVWGVISGLVIAIYGFLLMLLTGSGRRAVMTFGFMLLVWLGMLGIGALRLLSSLGTKLPLPYQEQVTPKIFFSRFIWPLVSFTIDIRPGLVLFILFLSLAIPFGVGFGLYRLLRKRLPETPFRRVPSLAMTRRSAVPVAVTLAVILGLVLLPSLLGRPKGVPNVLLISIDTLRADGLHCYGNPRATSPIIDALAANGVKYENFYSIAPWTLPGHVSMLTGMLTDVHGTYSLDRTIPREAPLLAEIFKNAGYHTWAMTSNFLVSPPYGFGRGFDRFLFKPEGIAAEVTRGAASLVDQAREPWFGFVHYFDPHLPYRPSKESRDELGIYGPDIQKVLETMTHLLYKFIDIYLPYNQEEKDAVRLLYDGDVRDSDRAIGALLKYIAQRFDVKNTLVIVTSDHGEEFFEHGWTGHSVELYEESLHVPLILAGLNLPRGEVRTQTADQQMLAPLILSLAGVADPLQRDWRAIEARGVAYGHTNAFGNHRYAWRDGTYRFMTAGDYIYGDHHNIHPPLLFDFADRAEKTDLMSGQPEKAAELQETMEKFVGEQIKKYGAWHTGSISLDETRLQRLKELGYIN, encoded by the coding sequence ATGAGCCGTTCAACTTGGTCTGCCACGGTGGTCAAATTGCTTCCCGCCACGGCGAGTTTCCTGGCCTTCGGAATCCTGTCCGGCGCGGTGGTGGGTTTGATTCAGGGCCTGGTGGATATTTTCCAGTCGGCGGCGTTTCCGTTCGGCCTGACGCGGCTGGCGTTGGAAACGCTATCGCGGGATATCGGCGACTGCCTGGTCTGGGGAGTCATTTCCGGGCTGGTGATCGCGATCTATGGATTTCTATTGATGTTGTTGACCGGCAGCGGTCGGCGGGCCGTGATGACTTTCGGGTTCATGCTGCTGGTGTGGCTGGGCATGCTCGGCATCGGGGCGCTGCGCCTCCTATCCAGCTTGGGCACCAAGTTGCCGTTGCCCTACCAGGAGCAGGTGACGCCGAAAATCTTCTTTTCCCGGTTCATCTGGCCGTTGGTGTCGTTCACCATCGACATTCGCCCCGGCCTGGTGCTGTTCATCCTTTTCCTCAGTCTGGCCATTCCCTTCGGGGTGGGCTTCGGTCTTTACCGGCTGCTGCGCAAACGCCTGCCGGAAACGCCGTTCCGCCGCGTTCCGTCACTCGCCATGACGCGCCGGTCCGCGGTGCCGGTCGCAGTGACGCTGGCGGTGATCCTCGGTCTGGTTCTCTTGCCGTCGCTGCTGGGCCGGCCGAAGGGCGTTCCGAACGTGCTTCTGATCAGCATCGATACGTTACGCGCCGACGGCCTGCATTGTTACGGAAATCCGCGGGCGACCAGCCCGATCATCGACGCGCTGGCCGCCAATGGCGTCAAGTACGAAAATTTCTATTCGATCGCTCCCTGGACGCTGCCGGGCCACGTGTCGATGCTCACCGGCATGCTGACCGACGTGCACGGCACCTATTCGCTGGATCGCACGATCCCGCGGGAAGCGCCGTTGCTCGCCGAAATATTCAAGAATGCGGGCTATCATACCTGGGCCATGACCAGCAATTTCCTGGTCAGCCCGCCCTACGGATTCGGGCGCGGGTTCGACCGCTTCCTCTTCAAGCCCGAAGGCATCGCGGCGGAAGTGACGCGCGGCGCCGCGAGTCTGGTCGATCAGGCCCGCGAACCCTGGTTCGGCTTCGTTCATTATTTCGATCCGCACCTGCCGTATCGGCCGTCCAAGGAATCGCGCGACGAACTGGGCATCTACGGGCCGGACATTCAGAAGGTCCTGGAAACGATGACCCACCTGCTTTACAAGTTCATCGACATTTACCTGCCCTACAACCAGGAAGAAAAGGACGCGGTCCGGTTGCTGTACGACGGCGACGTGCGCGACAGCGACCGGGCGATCGGCGCGTTGTTGAAGTACATCGCCCAAAGGTTCGACGTGAAAAACACCCTGGTGATCGTCACCAGCGACCACGGCGAGGAGTTTTTCGAACACGGCTGGACCGGCCATTCCGTCGAATTGTACGAGGAAAGCCTGCACGTGCCGTTGATCCTGGCCGGCCTCAACCTGCCGCGGGGCGAGGTGCGCACCCAAACGGCGGACCAGCAAATGCTGGCGCCGCTCATTCTTTCCCTGGCCGGCGTGGCCGATCCGCTCCAACGCGACTGGCGCGCCATCGAAGCGCGCGGCGTCGCTTACGGCCACACCAACGCGTTCGGCAATCACCGTTACGCCTGGCGCGACGGAACGTATCGCTTTATGACCGCCGGCGATTACATTTACGGCGATCACCACAACATCCATCCGCCGCTTTTGTTCGACTTCGCCGACCGCGCCGAAAAAACGGACCTGATGAGCGGGCAACCGGAAAAAGCCGCCGAATTGCAGGAAACGATGGAAAAGTTCGTGGGCGAGCAGATCAAAAAATACGGCGCCTGGCATACCGGTTCGATCAGCCTGGACGAAACTCGCCTGCAGCGGTTGAAGGAATTGGGCTACATCAACTGA